ccagtggcaaatatttcatgcatattcaagacgagaacaagttcacaataaatacaataggtaggtcttgttAGAATAGAGGCCATTGGAGATGATgatcggggaaatttggactgccactggaaaatgagggtatattggatagggcaAAAAAATTGCCTtccaacaggccacctacgggtCCCTCAAATATGTTGCTGATGAACCTTAaggacaatgaaaacaattcaaacgagttTTTTACCCGAGGGAGCATCTCATAGTTGTTCCACAACTTAGTCAATTTTCACACCTTttgcatgaagaaaaaaaaatgctcatcaaaatccaaaagagattttatctttctgaaacacaaaatggatttaacttttttatatctagtggatgctaggcattaaaacttttccaactttacaggtaagtctgtactcagagtaatttttggcatgtaaatacagccatatttgtccatttgttatgatgaacctaaagcaattgcattactcaATAACACTTTTCGTTCATGATAACAAGTGGTCCCACAATATAGTGCATAGgtgaattgaataaaacaattataaaattcgtgttttcatgattatagttaaatattgtaaatatattattgaatgcttctttttgtaacttcatagggttatAAAAGcattgaccgtgcgcacattttaaTGAagcttcatataaaaaatgaacttcggtcaacgcttttacaccacaatgaattttcaaaaagaagcattcaattcttagaTATTTGCAGCTTACACTGTACTTTAATAATAGCAAAGAAAGTGTACAATTCGTTCATTTTTCACAACtgaaatgtaaatttaaaattgaacaaTGTTCGActctaaaaaacaaaaacaaaaacaaaatgtaaaagtcAAAAAcggaaaataataatattaacataATCTAAAATTCAACTTACAGATTCGACTGCTTCCGACGGTTTACTGAAAAAGTGGTCAGACGAAGTTTAAATACCACTGGACATCGACTTTCTAGCACGAGAAAAGCAAACCCGCGAAAACCAAATCCGAAAATATTACATAACACTATAAAGGGACTTTCCCTATCAACTTATAATTCATTACTGAAGttaaatcatttttgaaaatattctctTTTTTCGTAGTTATATTAGGACGATATATATGTAGTCAATGTATTTGCCATAACCAAAATtggtttttgtctgtttttgcaaataaagaattagataataaaaatagtCTTCATTATCGATTGTTCATGATGTATGACagttaaagaaatatattgttttatgatctataaatctccagattttttttaatgaaagttATTTATTTCCTCCGACAAATCAAGAAATAAACCAagttgagttaaaaaaataatcttgttaCTTGATtgtaattgaaaacaattttatcttttttattttaaaaaggacgaattataaaaaaaaacttaaaaaaataaaacggcGAAACATCATAAGTCCCGGGATTAAGACATACATATTGTAGCTAAATCTCAAAGAAAACTTcttatttttgctttatttgtaatttatcgAATAAAGTCTTGACATGTTGTCCTGCATTTAtgctgaaatattaaaataaatgttggcCATTCCTTTCAACTCGGCCGATTCTGTACCCTGAGAAGAAGAGTAGTACGATGGATTGCCGAATAATTTCTTTGCGATgatgagagccgtggtgtagtggttagtgcatcggactactaacacaaaggttccaggttcgattcccgttcgggatgaaaatttcaggaactcaattttcggctctcccttgacaccattttcgagtatggtcttaaggaaacgatgatagtccatcggaaggggacgataaatggctgacccgtgttaagagagagccatatctcttgcacgttaaagacacccttgtagatttcgaaaaagagtaggctaatgccgctacaaggcagcactcgcacccgcaaagtggaaagggattaatataagttgcaaaacttgtttcccaatccactataaataaatatgtttaaactaatttcTTTGCGtcagagatacatgtatttaagaTGTTCTCATCGGGTCCGTGTCAAAGTCATGTCGACGAACCAAAGACAATGAGGGGGTGTCTGAATGAAGGTCTCTTCTTTAGTTTTATaccattttctgtttttttatatctatttgaccaatattcactttttttatatttaaaaacctTATTAATCTTATTCTTATTAtggttttaacatgtttgtatGCTTTCAACTTTTCCACTGCCCTAAGCTGGTGTAAGAACAGAACATATAACATGTTTGTATGCTTTCAACTATTCTCCTGCCCTAAGCTGGTGTAAGAACAGAACAAAGAATATGTTTGTATGCTTTCAACTATTCTCCTGCCCTAAGCTGGTGTAAGAACAGAACAAAGAACATATTTGTATGCTTTCAACTATTCCCCTGCCCTCAGCAGGTGTAAGAATAGAACAAAGAACATGTTTGTATGCTTTCAACTATTCTCCTGCCCTAAGCAGGTGTAAGAATAGAACAAATAACATGTTTGTATTGTTAAATTATTCTCCTGCCCTAAGCTGGTGTAAGAACAGAACAAAGAACATGTTTGTATGCTTTCAACTATTCCCCTGTCCTAAGCAGGTGTAAGAATAGAACAAAGAACATGTTTGTATGCTTTCAACTATTCTCCTGCCCTAAGCAGGTGTAAGAATAGAACaaatatggatcttgtctgtacaccagctttgattatttgtaatatcttcaatttttcacttattcttacaacatttgtataaacttcaagattataaaaaaaaacgttttttttttctaaagtgagcattgattggttaaatatttctcagtgtgtttgaatttgtttgttagctttttggtcatgaatgtttgtctctaatatttaatttactgtgcatttgtattcagatatcgcagatcaaatttattcgttcattgtgtaatcatacgttttttgattgagttaagtctgccaattgatattttattgtatgtttttctatgttgtgatgttatgctattgtttcagaaaaagggagaaggtttggatccattaaaacgtttaatcccgctgcaaatgtttgcacctgtcctaagtcaggactccgatgtacagtagttgtcgtttgtttatgtaatatatacgtgtttctcgtttctcgttttgtttatatagattagaccgttggttttcccgtttgaatggttttacactagtaattttggggccctttatagcttgttgttcggtgcgagccaaggctccgtgttgaaggccgtactttcacctataatggtttactttttaaattgttatttggatggagagttgtctcattggcactcacaccacatcttcctatatctaaataaCATGTTTGTATGGTTAAACTATTATCCTGCCCTAAGCTGGTGTAAGAACAGAACAAAGAACATGTTTGTATGCTTTCAACTATTCCCCTGCCctaaacttaaatcaaatagtttgggggtggggggggggggggttaaaatcctacaagttttgtatatctaaaatcgattttaacATGTATCTCTATTGGttaatcaatttttcccaaattaagttaagagggggagggatgggtcagtgaaaaaaaactatgtgattttttttttatcctacattgaacttttgatggcGTCTCTAACAGTCTACGGGAAGAAATAATTGACAAATGGTAGAGAATTCAAACGAAAAGCCAAACAGCCCGAATAATGTACAGTGAAACCTGATTAAACCGAACCCTGAATAAACCGGAAACCTGTCCAATCCAAACTTGTTCTGAAACCAATCATTTCACATGTTATGCATTGTGAACCTGATGAAACCGAATACCTGCCAAAACCGAACAACATCTCATGTCCCGAAAGGGTTCGGTTTAGTCAGGTTTTACTGTACAAGACAACGAACGAACAAAAAAGGACATACAGTAACAAACCCGGCAcaacttcatttttttctttattaccTGATCTTTACAGTTCATCGgtgtaaatacaaattttcatagtaaacatgtaaaaacagACAGAGAATATTCATGTAATATTGTCTCtgattttaaatgcattaaaaatgtatttttccgAAATTGGTTAATTGTTTGATGTTCTTTAAACTTAAAAgttcaataaatttaaacacaCATGGTTAGACCAGTAGTATTTCTATATGAATTTTTCTCCAAGTTCCTTATATTTCGGACACACTAAGATGAAATGGAATTCGTCTTCTATTAACTGACGGCATTTGTTCATATACGACGTGACAACTCAATGTTAGGTAGCGTCCACTTTCCACTGTTAATGAGAAGAAAGTCTTATTTTTGAAAGAGCTCTTCGGTACACAATAGGAATATAtattgtcaaataaattttttaatcaaaactgtttatgatttatttatagataCGACACTTGCTACTGTTATCAAGTAACGAATACATCTCCTGTTCAACttcaaaatcatatataaaCCCTCCtttaaccttggacagtggtgcaaaccatggcggccatcttggaaaGTTGGCTAGGTCAAcgcacacatttttcaaactagataccctactTATGATTGTGTttaagtttggttgaatttggcctagtagtttcagaggagaagatttcggacgacgacggacgccaagtgacgagaaaagctcactttgcCCTTTGTGACAGGTGACCTAAAAATGTATCTAagattaaatatcaatcagtacgtgtacatcaaacatccaatggatttggTGGATCATTCCACTACACTGACTAATAATGCCGTGTTTATAACAGCATAGTTATACTTGTTATGTCTCCAGGTTCGGGGGAGGGttggaatcccgctaacatgtttaaccccgccacataatttatgtgtgtgcctgtcccaagtcaggagcctgtaattcagtggttgtcgtttgtttatgtgttacatatttgtttttcgttcatttgttttacatagATAAGGACGttagttttatcgtttgaattgttttacattgtcttatcggggccttttagagccgactatgcggtattggttttgctcattgttgaagaccttacggtgacctttagttgttaatgtttgtgtaattttggtctcttgtggatagttgtctcattgacaatcatacaacatcttcttttttatatacaagcTTCTATTGTGAAACTTTACACAAGATAAATGAACTagtggttgttgtctctttgacacattccccatttccattctcaatgttatatcATGTATCGTGCGTAGAGTTGAACGTAGGTCCATCAAAAAAATGAAGCGACTGGGAATCGATAATAACAGTTTAGACCAGGGTTATTGTATAAACGAAACTAccaataagtttgttttaacagatacatagatataggaagatgtggtgtgagtgtcaatgagacagctctccatccaaatctcaattttaaaaagtaaaccattataggtcaatgaacGGCCTTCATTACAgggccttggctcacaccgaacaacaagctataaagggcccaaaaattactagtttaaaaccattcaaaaatgTCCTGATTTTTAATGAACTCCATGATAAAGCTGTACCGGGTTACGAGCTGATTGGCTATGGGTTGTTGGATTCGATGTTAAAAAACACAGGAGCATAAACCATCAATCTGATTTATTAAACATAGACATATTTGCCGCTGGaaatttaacaaacaacaatcGTTCATTATGTATAACCTCTTTTTCCTTATTACTCTCCCTGTATAAAAGAACTTCTCATTACATAATTAAATATGTACCCAGAATGCATCAGAAACTGAGTTTACAGCAAAacaatgacacaaaaaaaactaggtttacattgtcttatcggggacttttatagctgactatgcggtatgaactttgctcatttttgaaggccgtgcggtgacctatagtttttaatgtatgtgtcattttggtctttttgggatagttgtctcattagcaatcataccacatcttcttcttttttctgtAGGCTTTTTTCGCAACCATTGTACTTTAAGCGCCAACTTTTccaataaaaatttcaaaatgtacaaaaacactttatttattaaagaataaggaaaacaaaaggtaaacacaaaaaataacaagttagaacaaaataaaaatatgacgAAATCGTATCTGCTGAATTGGCATCCCCTTGTGTTTTCGCTGTAATCCCTGTAATAGTAACAAACACATATTAAGACATTTAACGATTGATAAATGATTGTCGTTTGATtatgtgtttcatttttgttgtacgttaatttttttttacataaataaggccgttagttttctcgtttgaattgtcttACATTGTCTAAtcggggccttttgtagctgactatgcggtattggctttgctcatcgttgaaggcagtacggtggcctatagttgttaatgtgtgtgtcattttgatcttttgtggatagttgtctcattggcaaccataccacatcttcttttttatattgtaaaaataaaacaaagtagtTTATTCCCTATTTTGTTAACACCTCTATTTCATggattaaattatttgttggATAAATATCAACCATATACAAGCACACACCTTAATAGAGAGTTTAAATTGGTCATCAGCTgtctcaaaatatattttattgcacaataactttcatatttgaaaaatccaccaTAGCCAACTACAATTTACTAACTTTTTCTTGCTATTTAAGACTACAAAAAAACGTAAAAACACACTCTGTGCAGTATTGCAATTTCTGCAAAGCATCAACAGAACGGATACAGACACTGCAACTGAGAATGGGGATATCGATTGAACAGATAcgttttgctattttttttcttcgctTCGGGTATACCCTATACCTTGATGATGCTAGAGAGCGTCGGGTATACCATATACCTTGATGATGATAGAGAGCTTCGGGTATACCATATACCTTGATGATGCTAGAGAGCTTCGGGTATACCATATACCTTGATGATGATAGAGAGCTTCGGGTATACCATATACGTTGATGATGCTAGAGAGCTTCGGGTATACCATACACCTTGATGATGCTAGAGAGCTTCGGGTATACCATATACCTTGATGTAATAGAGAGCTTCGTGTATACCATATACCTTGATGATGCTAGAGAGCTTCGGGTATACCATATACCTTGATGGTGCTAGAGAGCTTCGGGTGTACCATATACCTTGATGATGATAGAGAGCTTCGGGTATACCATATACCTTGATGATGCTAGAGAGCTTCGGGTATACCATATACCTTGATGGTGCTAGAGAGCTTCGGGTATACCATATACCTTGATGATGCTAGAGAGCTTCGGGTATACCATATACCTTGATGATGCTAGAGAGCGTCGGGTATACATGTACCATATACCTTGATGATGCTAGAGAGCGTCGGGTATACATGTACCATACACCTTGATGATGCTAGAGAGCGTCGGGTATACATGTACCATATACCTTGATGATGCTAGAGAGCTTCGGGTATACCATATACCTTGATGATGCTAGAGAGCGTCGGGTATACATGTATCGTATACTTTGATGATGCTAGAGAGCGTCGGGTATACATGTACCATATACTTTGATGATGCTAGAGAGTGATATTTGTGCTAATTTTGAACAAACACATGTAAGAGCATACACACTTGGTTTAAGTACGTAGGCGGGAAACATGACTATATTGAATAATATAACCCAACATCCAAATTACATGAAAagatcatgtttatgttttgatattgcATTGAAAAGCACCTGCTTAAAATTATGATTCCAGAGCCTTACGAACATGTAATTTATTTATGTCTCTTGCCATTTCAATATTACATCACTTTAAAAGACCCTATATTAATGCTTATATACAAATTCACGACTTGTTGTAAATATACTGGTTTTGATGGTGGAGGATGctgttcatttatattttgcagaggatttattgtgttttaatatacatatactgTTAACATTTTAATGGTCTCATCCGAGTGCTCCTAAACAGGAGGGAATTACGAAgctatatttttatacatatgtaGGTTTACCTGCAGGGCAGTTTGTATGCTGTTGAGTGGACCCTGTCCACATATCAATATTAGACTTGATGATATTATTCATAATGCTGATATCACATGTTTCAGTTGTATTAATGTTGCCTTTGTAGCAATTTAGGTCATCTAAATACGTACTGAAAAGGATGAATAATTCAAGAAAGTATTAGTAAAGAAATGGAAAATGAGACTATTAAACGCCAAAATCACGTgacaaatatgcaaaaaaatttttacatttttttagaataatattttttttcagaaacaagtttcgcattttaaaatttaaaacaagtaaTTTAGGGGCCCTTTAAAGATTGCTGTTCTCTGTCACCCAACTTAAGGACTCCGTGTTGACGGCCGAACTTGTGTGACTTTATGGATAGTTGTATTATTAGCACTTATACAATTTGTCCAAGACCGACATGTTGGCtattgaaaaacacaaataattcaTACCTCAATAATCTTAGGAATATTTAGTTCAAATTTGGTGAAATATTGGTCTGGATATTCACCACGACTATTGACACAAATTGATTTCAGATTGTCAGATTAATATGTTCCAATAAAGATTATGCACTTGTTTTGAATGGTAAGACCGGCTTAttttttatgtgatatttttattcttcacTTGACATGGTTACATGTAAGTTGactaatgatatttttaaaacttcgTTACCTTTGAACTTTAATAGAAATGTGCCTTcataaatgtttgaataatgaatatgctatattaaaattttgttatagtaaaattatgaattactaaagacaaaattttataacaaatacaagaaaataaaaaagcttCAAGCAAGCAACACGACACTCACATGACAACCTACACGCTGAAGAACAATCATACAATAATTGTTTCAAAAACCTTACGTGTAATTATTTTACCAGATAGTTAACGCTGGTTATTCATACATAGCTCTTTCTCTGCAGTTTTAATGTTCAAACATGGGTCTATGCTTTGCATGAATGCGTATTACACATCCGAaaacggtaaaaaaaaatcgatagaAAACTCACACGAGTCTTGTGCTTTGCATGAAAGTGTGTTATACATAACCGAATACGGTACCAATAAATCCATGAAAAACTTACCTACAATTTCCAGTCTGGACATACTGATAGTATACAGATTCACATATAACAGGTAAATAGTAAAGTATGGACTGGATATTGCTGCATGATCTCGGTGGTATACCTAATagaataaaacaattgattgatTGCATGATAGTTAGTGTTTATGCTATTTACATTTTCTTAGATGGTACATTATATCATATCGGCCAATATGCGCCATGtaaatttgttgaaatcaaCGAATTTAAACGCCTAAAACTGCATGATTCATTTATACTTTAACATGACTTGCTAAATTCTAATAAACGGATATATAGCATCTGTGGTATACGGGCAATAACTCTAACTTATTTGTGGAACACTCTCAAAAATATTATCACActtttttcatctatttcaatttgtcttgtcatttttgttttatctgaaaaatatgCTGCAGATAATCAGTGTGAGATACATATGTTTTACTCCGGCATAAAATTGCATGATGATGGCTGTTTTACGTCTAGTggaaaaataaatgcaaattcaggacgagaacatgataatataatattaatatcAAACGTGCTTTGGACTATACCGACACGTACAGCTTGATGCTATAACTTGTAAGTTTAGGAGCTAACTATGGTTACAGTGGGAGGAAAACATATCATCCCAACCTTACACGTGTATTCGACTCTGAACCAACCAGTTGTACTCCTTAATGCTGCTTGCTCAGTGCAGAGATAGCACACctcaattttaaagtctttaGTTTGACCCGAATAGCTTTCGgaataaataatctttattgcaaaattacacccaTAAGGGTCAAGCAATACAATCAAACAACAAGTTTAGAtaatacaatgcaatacaatgacatacaatgtaatacaatgcaatacaatgaagtacaataaaatatatggaaAAATAGAACATTAGAGTTcaattaatgaatggctatcatttattttgaatttattgaaccataaaactaatttttgactcttcacattgattattcgcggattattcaatgtgaagagtcaaaaattagttttatggttcaataaattcaaaataaattattgccattcattataaataaatttctatcaaaataaggctcaaagaactttttatattatttatcttgataataacaacgtacacacatgttggcgtatgaatacacaacgtcagactGGGCGTGccgccatcaaaattgacaacattgaaaataaaactaataattttaaccaatcagaagacagtaaatacaccaaatttatttatttataaatgtatgtaaaacaCCATAATAACCTTACCTGACACGGGTCTGACTCCGTCAGTTCTAAAGACTGTTTAATGAAGACTCCAAAATGACGAACAAATTCAGTGATGGGGTTTAGAATGTGTTTAAGTTTATTTAATGCATCAAGATGTTATAACAATGGTACATAGTCTTTTAAATAAGCAAAAAGATTAGAACGCAAAGCTAtgttaatatacaaatattaaattgtgaggcccctcatggggggggggggggtcctagtaatcacataatcaccatttttttgccaatataatcacataatcattaaatatttgcttatctttagtaatcaaataatcataaactaaaaatacagtcctaggtaatcaaataatcatgaaatatttggcttaataatcaaataatcattaaaaaaacggccaagttatcacataatcaaaaaccccatgagggccctcaaTTGTCAATAACGACCAGGTACCACCAatcaaaaaagaaagataactcacaTAGATTAATATCAAACTGAAGAAATTGCTGCACTTCATCCTTGAAGTCAACAATCATTTGATGCTGTTCTTTGAGCGAGCAAACCTCATCGTATGTAGTATTGACTGTAtcaaaaacacacccctgtacATTATTTAGCaaatatctgtaaaatataaatttgaatttacatGAAGTTGAATACCAAAGTCTTGCGTTTGTCATATTAAAGTTCTGTCTTTTGCAATCAAAATATTCTTGTATGTTACAGTTATATTATCTTGTCAaggtcaaaatttaaaaaaaaatactttcgtagttaaaatattctaaaatcaatttaatttgCCAATTGCACCCTTATTTGTAAAGCGAAAACAAAACCTAAATTCAGCTTTGGaaaattaccatttttatattatagttcgtttatgtgtgttacattttaatgttatgtttctgttgtgtcgtagttctcttatatttgatgcgttttcctcggttttGGTATGTAACtctgatttattttttctctatcgGTTTATGAATTTCGTGTTCTCTATCGGTTTATGAATTTCGTTTTCTCTATCggtttatgaatttcgaacagcggtatactaccgTTGCCTTTATTTCTGACAAAAGTTAATTATTGAATTCACAAGGAATTGGTCATGATATGTGTTTCTATCTTTTTCGATAGATTATTGTGCTAAATCATGGTGGGCTCGTTACAAAATAACATCAGCCAATCAGAAAttgcgttacatccaaaattaaattattggtGGAGGAGGACAGATTGCCTGGCGAAAACCATACACATTCGTAGGAAAACTGCCAATCATTGTCAATTAAATATGCAGTGCAGTGCACTTGCCACGTGTCGTATTCAAATTCACAACCTCAGTGAAGACTGGGTATTGATATAGTAGTGACTACCTAAAACACTCGGCATCGGaggtgggtctcattggggtgtaagcgtgacgcgggattgccgattttttgtaagcgtgacacgtgtaAATCAAGTTATTGTgccgtgaaaacgggaaatcaAGTCAAGCGGGACACGggaaattgcaaaaaaaaaaaagagaattgcttacgtacatattGTAAGCGGAAAACggaaatctgacaaaacagtaatcGGGATctgggatcagaaccccccaatgagaacCCTCGGAGGCCCCTACCTTTTTCGACAATGTCTAAATATATTGTATACTGAAAAACATAGTTTTATACTACAATAGATattgaagatgtggtatgagcgacaaatgagacaactctccttccatttcacaatttgtaacagaaaaatttgtaagggttccgcagaacccagtgtctcgcctattttagctgtaaatcacaggctcaacaataatgaggaaaaaaatcaataaaaatattcctcttgttactattttatgattgtaagaaaatctaagtccatttaaaagtaaattacagaaaaaaacagagtaatctttttacaaactttacttctggaaacaatctaatgatcataaataagcttctgtccaagtttggtacaaacccaggatagttttaggaagttattaaaattttaaaaactttaaccacagaatgaatgtaatggttccccgcaaaaaaactaagtccatttaaaagtaaaatatagaaaaaatggatttatttatttacaaaatttacttttggatactatcttatgatcataaaaaagcctctgtccaagtttggtacaaacccgggatagtttaaaaaagttattaaaattctaaaaactttaaccacagagtgaatgttttgtttccccgcagaaaaaactaagtccatttatagtaaaatacggaaaaaatggaattttatttttacaaaatttacttctggatactatcttatgatcataaacaagcttctgtccaagtttggtacaaacccaggatagtttaagaaagttattaaaattctaaaaactttaaccacagagtgaatgtaatgtttccccgcagaaaaaactaagtccatttatagtaaaatacgaaaaaaatggacttttatttttacaaaatttacttctggatactatcttatgatcataaacaagcttctgtcaaagtttggtagaaatccagtatagtttaagaaagttattaaaattctaaaaactttaaccacagagtgaatatttgttgacgccaccgacgacgccgacgccaacggaatgtaggatcgcttagtctcgctttttcgactaaagtcgaaggctcgacaaaaatcactataggtcaaagtacggtcttcaacacggagccttggcacagacaaaacagtaagctataaagggcttcCAAAATGACTAGCGTAAACCATTTAAatcaggaaaaccaacggtctaatctatataaatagttatcaaaagtaccagaattataattttatacgccagacgcgcgtttcgtctacataagactcatcagtgacgctcagatcaaaatagttaaaaagccaaacaaatacaaagttgaagagcattgaggacccaaaattcccaaaagttgtgccaaatacgtctaaggtaatctactcctggggtaagaaaatccttagtttttcgaataattcaacgttttgtaaacagaaaattt
The nucleotide sequence above comes from Mytilus trossulus isolate FHL-02 chromosome 5, PNRI_Mtr1.1.1.hap1, whole genome shotgun sequence. Encoded proteins:
- the LOC134719780 gene encoding uncharacterized protein LOC134719780; its protein translation is MILLLVLTVLPVCIYGDICTDSKKLEEIATSCATKDILTFYQSTTTEEKCGYLLNNVQGCVFDTVNTTYDEVCSLKEQHQMIVDFKDEVQQFLQFDINLCIPPRSCSNIQSILYYLPVICESVYYQYVQTGNCSTYLDDLNCYKGNINTTETCDISIMNNIIKSNIDMWTGSTQQHTNCPAGITAKTQGDANSADTISSYFYFVLTCYFLCLPFVFLIL